One Primulina huaijiensis isolate GDHJ02 chromosome 5, ASM1229523v2, whole genome shotgun sequence DNA segment encodes these proteins:
- the LOC140977235 gene encoding uncharacterized protein: MEQLEFKDVYEDLEASHVVNQRRSSRWSASSMLMKPEKVLSQQKFMDAKHLSADEKFQHLKEMNGTLGSLDSSKTMLLKFLENPDSLVVKNLHDLQVDHARKPSVYANYDSNFKEWKAARDISTKHDNCSHPNRKDGLLLDPHNRHIAHISCKSSKVRPDNNAKRILPTRIVVLKPNLGKVQNGGAPLSPPDHLHDCPPHLRKMTGYSSFNCTKTVTFGRKDSSYNMGFTKLMSNEAREKSREITRRMKDACDGPMDLMSSGFRGYAGDESSYDSFESESDSDSEMFKLSSRNSFDSKCGYPSYNSVESHFNIETKKKLSDRWKMAHKYQDAEIVAKERSLGEMLAKRDKEMKPKFSYAKTSLNGTIKELGSNNGSAKWNGPLGISSRDGREDEIKKTSSRSSSLPPYIGGRSQRRSKCRDILSTAKNLGHSDPVSNGGSTVVKTNLRLKEGTSSKDSQSRTKKPLSCLNRPINDLDSSLEANLEIQKDTKIVNLPEIQPIFQTVLEDEIRAIPESDVIKTAENGSSILPRKHSKLLPELESSAVDKDSAACDQEDTLFQKIHKVPSDQDSPTLERHRIELDSSESSKEADHFSPMSVLEIPYTEDTASNTDSFERVGAELRELRMQLRLLKMESGKYTEEEVAQESPMCSEGQDTSDTWESSYIFDVLMDSGIEESGLHIFKTAWYTPECPLNPKLFNDLEKKYNYNTTVLKCERKLLFDRVNSAFLGYFQQHVDTYPWVMDKRLKLHPDLQKEELREAFEKLIGQNFAIERISETVLHPETKWFDSKEEIDVIGNEIEALLVDDLILEVFM; this comes from the exons ATGGAGCAGCTAGAATTTAAGGATGTTTACGAAGATCTGGAAGCATCACATGTAGTCAATCAGCGTCGTTCGTCGAGATGGAGTGCGAGCTCAATGCTTATGAAACCTGAAAAGGTACTCAGCCAGCAGAAGTTTATGGATGCAAAACATCTTTCTGCTGACGAAAAATTTCAGCATTTGAAAGAGATGAATGGCACCTTAGGTTCACTAGATTCTAGTAAGACCATGTTGCTGAAATTTCTCGAGAATCCAGATTCTTTAGTTGTGAAGAATTTGCATGATCTGCAAGTTGACCATGCCAGGAAACCATCGGTTTATGCAAATTATGACAGCAATTTCAAAGAATGGAAAGCAGCCAGAGATATTTCAACTAAACATGACAACTGTTCTCATCCCAACCGCAAAGACGGGCTTCTTCTCGACCCACACAATCGCCATATAGCTCATATTTCTTGCAAGTCTTCAAAGGTTCGACCAGACAACAATGCGAAAAGGATTCTTCCCACGAGGATTGTTGTTCTGAAGCCCAATCTTGGGAAGGTTCAGAATGGGGGTGCACCTCTTTCGCCACCTGATCACTTGCATGATTGTCCTCCACATCTCAGGAAAATGACCGGATATTCAAGTTTTAACTGCACCAAGACAGTAACATTTGGTAGGAAAGATTCATCTTATAATATGGGATTCACAAAGCTCATGTCAAATGAAGCTAGAGAAAAATCCAGGGAAATTACAAGACGAATGAAAGATGCTTGTGATGGTCCGATGGATTTGATGTCTTCTGGCTTCAGAGGATATGCAGGAGATGAGAGTTCATATGATTCTTTTGAAAGTGAATCTGATAGTGATTCAGAGATGTTTAAGCTGTCGTCTAGAAATTCTTTTGATAGCAAGTGTGGATACCCATCTTATAATTCTGTTGAGTCCCATTTCAATATAGAGACAAAAAAGAAACTATCTGACAGGTGGAAGATGGCTCACAAGTATCAAGATGCAGAAATTGTTGCTAAGGAGAGATCGTTGGGTGAAATGCTTGCCAAGCGTGATAAAGAAATGAAGCCTAAATTTTCATATGCTAAGACGAGTCTCAACGGTACAATCAAAGAACTTGGTAGCAATAATGGATCTGCTAAGTGGAATGGTCCTCTAGGCATCAGCTCTAGGGATGGTCGGGAGgatgaaataaagaaaacttCATCTAGATCGAGTTCTCTTCCACCATATATTGGTGGAAGAAGCCAGAGAAGAAGCAAATGTCGCGATATTTTGTCTACAGCCAAAAATCTGGGACATAGTGACCCTGTTAGCAATGGTGGTAGTACGGTTGTGAAAACAAATCTACGTTTGAAAGAAGGTACTTCGTCCAAAGATTCACAATCTAGGACCAAGAAGCCTCTTTCTTGTCTGAACAGACCTATTAATGATCTAGATTCTTCATTAGAAGCCAATTTGGAGATCCAAAAGGACACGAAGATTGTGAACTTACCCGAAATACAACCCATCTTTCAGACTGTTTTGGAAGATGAAATCCGTGCAATTCCGGAATCTGATGTAATAAAGACTGCGGAAAATGGAAGCTCAATTTTACCTCGGAAACATTCTAAGTTGCTTCCAGAGCTAGAATCCTCCGCCGTGGATAAAGACTCTGCTGCATGTGACCAAGAAGATACCCTTTTCCAG AAAATACACAAGGTACCATCTGATCAAGATTCTCCTACCTTGGAGCGGCATCGAATTGAGCTGGACTCTTCAGAAAGTTCAAAGGAGGCTGATCATTTCAGTCCAATGTCAGTCCTTGAGATCCCTTACACAGAAGATACGGCATCAAACACTGACAGTTTTGAGAGAGTCGGTGCTGAACTTCGTG AACTTCGAATGCAGCTGCGACTTCTTAAGATGGAGTCCGGCAAATACACCGAGGAGGAGGTTGCACAAGAATCTCCAATGTGTTCTGAAGGGCAAGATACGTCGGACACCTGGGAATCTTCCTACATTTTTGACGTGCTGATGGACTCTGGTATTGAAGAATCTGGTCTCCATATATTTAAAACAGCGTGGTACACCCCAGAGTGCCCTCTAAATCCCAAGTTATTTAATGACCTCGAGAAGAAATACAACTATAACACAACTGTGTTAAAGTGTGAAAGGAAGTTACTTTTTGACAGAGTGAACTCTGCATTCTTGGGGTATTTTCAGCAGCACGTCGACACATACCCGTGGGTCATGGACAAAAGATTGAAATTGCATCCAGATTTGCAGAAAGAAGAGTTGAGAGAAGCTTTTGAGAAGTTGATCGGGCAAAACTTTGCGATCGAGCGGATATCAGAGACAGTACTCCATCCGGAGACTAAATGGTTCGATTCTAAAGAAGAAATTGACGTGATAGGCAATGAAATTGAAGCGCTACTCGTAGATGACCTGATATTAGAAGTTTTCATGTAA
- the LOC140977236 gene encoding ankyrin repeat-containing protein ITN1-like yields MGGFNEEGDKDLEMGFSLEPRTPSPPPSPSPRSPAIVVSNASKYFTASNSGKALAVSNSGKSLVVSNSGKALVLSNSGKRIDQSGKKKYVKQVTGRHNDTELHLAAQRGDVVAVREILGEINEQMLKTLSAAEFDAEVAEIRAAVVNEVNELGETALFKAAEKGSIEMVKELLPYSTKEGIRAKNKSGFDPLHVAANQGHHDIVRILLEHDPDLSKTVGQSNATPLISATTKGHLAVVQELLLKDSSLLEISRSNGKNALHFAARQGHVDIVRALLEKDPQLARRTDKKGQTALHMAVKGVNCGVVKLLLRADAAIVMLPDKFGNTALHIATRKKRAEIVNELLMLRDTNVNALTRDHKTALDIAQGLPLSEETVEIKDCLTRYGAVRANELNQPRDELRETVSEIKKDVHTQLEQARKTNKNVNGIAKELRKLHREGINNATNSVTVVAVLFATVAFAAIFTVPGGDNDNGVAVTVSNPSFKVFFISNAIALFTSLAVVVVQITVVRGEIKSERRVVEVINKLMWLASVCTTVAFIASSYIVVGRHNRWAAILVTIIGGVTMAGVLSAMTYYVFKSRRIRRVRKKEKYSRSGTNSWRHSDTDTEFNPIYAI; encoded by the exons ATGGGTGGCTTCAATGAAGAAG GTGACAAGGATCTCGAAATGGGCTTTAGTCTCGAACCCCGAACGCCTTCCCCTCCCCCCTCACCTTCCCCACGTTCCCCGGCGATTGTAGTATCAAACGCTAGCAAATATTTCACGGCGTCAAACTCCGGCAAAGCGTTGGCAGTCTCAAATTCGGGTAAATCTTTGGTTGTTTCCAATTCCGGTAAAGCATTGGTTCTTTCAAATTCGGGCAAAAGAATTGACCAATCTGGCAAAAAGAAGTACGTGAAACAAGTCACGGGTCGACACAATGACACGGAGCTCCATCTGGCAGCACAGAGGGGTGACGTTGTGGCGGTGAGGGAGATTTTAGGCGAGATCAATGAACAGATGCTTAAAACGTTGAGTGCAGCTGAGTTTGATGCTGAGGTAGCAGAGATAAGGGCTGCTGTTGTCAACGAGGTTAATGAATTGGGGGAAACCGCGCTTTTCAAAGCTGCAGAAAAGGGTTCCATTGAGATGGTGAAAGAGCTGCTGCCTTATTCTACTAAAGAAGGAATCAGGGCCAAGAATAAGTCGGGTTTTGATCCATTGCATGTTGCAGCGAATCAAGGCCATCACG ATATTGTTCGGATTCTGCTAGAGCATGATCCAGATTTAAGCAAAACAGTTGGTCAATCGAATGCAACTCCCCTCATATCTGCTACTACAAAAGGGCATCTAGCAGTGGTCCAAGAATTGCTTTTAAAGGATTCTAGCTTGCTGGAAATATCGAGATCTAATGGAAAAAATGCATTACACTTTGCTGCCCGACAGGGACATGTAGATATCGTTCGAGCTTTGCTTGAGAAGGACCCTCAATTGGCTAGAAGAACCGACAAGAAAGGCCAGACTGCCCTGCATATGGCTGTTAAAGGCGTTAACTGTGGAGTCGTGAAGTTGCTTCTGCGTGCGGATGCGGCCATTGTGATGCTCCCAGATAAGTTTGGTAACACAGCATTGCATATAGCCACTCGGAAAAAACGTGCTGAG ATTGTGAATGAGCTCTTAATGCTCCGTGACACAAATGTAAATGCCCTGACACGAGACCACAAAACAGCTCTTGACATAGCCCAAGGGCTCCCTCTATCAGAGGAAACAGTAGAAATAAAAGATTGCTTGACTCGGTACGGTGCAGTCAGAGCCAATGAACTAAATCAACCACGTGATGAGCTTCGTGAAACTGTCTCAGAAATCAAGAAAGATGTCCATACCCAGCTTGAACAGGCCcgtaaaacaaacaaaaatgtgAACGGTATAGCAAAGGAACTTAGGAAACTCCATAGAGAAGGAATCAACAATGCTACAAATTCGGTGACCGTGGTGGCTGTTCTCTTTGCGACTGTGGCCTTTGCTGCCATTTTCACTGTTCCAGGGGGAGACAACGATAATGGTGTGGCAGTAACAGTAAGCAACCCATCATTCAAAGTCTTCTTTATTTCTAATGCTATTGCCCTTTTTACGTCATTGGCCGTTGTTGTTGTACAAATTACTGTGGTTAGAGGTGAAATAAAATCTGAGAGACGGGTCGTGGAGGTGATCAATAAGTTGATGTGGTTGGCCTCAGTCTGCACTACAGTGGCTTTCATTGCTTCATCTTATATAGTTGTGGGTAGGCATAATAGATGGGCTGCAATTCTTGTTACCATCATAGGGGGAGTTACCATGGCAGGGGTTCTCAGTGCTATGACTTATTATGTGTTCAAATCTAGAAGGATAAGGCGAGTGAGAAAGAAGGAGAAGTATTCGAGGAGTGGAACTAATTCATGGCGACACTCAGATACCGATACAGAATTCAACCCGATATATGCTATTTGA
- the LOC140977781 gene encoding probable membrane-associated kinase regulator 4: MTKNLATDEDFIDMELNSMLHCSANSSPHSREFEFQMSSSCCENETSIFPADELFYKGKLLPLHLPPRLQMVQNLLHTASAAGEDFEEEDFYYTMPFMSACSTAPCTNSNTPLDSCNISPSESCRVSCELNPDDYFFEWSAELSSFVNGNHSRKKSWSKKFKLIKRYSVLRQKLKASRTYLKSLFTKSACSDNHSSAKEADNLSKIDETSNEYIKISKKKSIGVQNARASYPTIANIINNFDKEATNEDQVHRKSFSGAIKLRNSPAKCLSLSSSNSSSIGSSSSSLNSNGFHELQLFRRSSSVTEVECSIEAAIEHCKSSQKAKNSRNLSFSASRICTI; this comes from the coding sequence atGACCAAGAATCTTGCAACAGATGAAGATTTCATCGACATGGAACTCAATTCTATGCTGCATTGCTCCGCAAACTCATCTCCACACAGCAGAGAATTCGAGTTTCAAATGTCTTCATCCTGCTGTGAGAATGAAACCTCCATTTTTCCAGCTGATGAGCTCTTCTACAAGGGCAAGCTTCTCCCTCTCCACCTCCCTCCGCGGCTGCAGATGGTACAAAACCTCCTTCACACTGCATCCGCAGCCGGTGAAGATTTCGAAGAAGAAGACTTTTACTACACGATGCCATTCATGTCTGCTTGCTCCACGGcaccttgtacaaactcaaATACCCCTCTAGATTCTTGCAACATTTCTCCATCGGAATCTTGCAGGGTAAGCTGTGAACTGAACCCTGATGATTACTTCTTTGAATGGTCTGCTGAACTAAGCAGTTTCGTTAATGGTAATCACTCTAGAAAAAAGTCATGGTCCAAGAAATTTAAGCTGATTAAGCGTTATTCCGTTCTTAGGCAGAAACTCAAAGCTTCAAGAACTTATTTGAAATCTTTGTTCACAAAATCTGCTTGCTCCGACAATCACTCTTCTGCTAAAGAAGCTGATAACCTGTCAAAAATCGACGAGACTTCGAACGAGTACATCAAAATCTCCAAGAAAAAGTCGATTGGAGTACAGAATGCAAGAGCCTCATATCCAACAATAGCTAATATAATCAATAACTTCGATAAGGAAGCGACTAATGAGGATCAGGTGCATAGGAAATCATTCTCCGGGGCAATTAAACTGCGTAATTCTCCGGCCAAGTGTTTGTCTTTATCTTCTTCCAACTCTTCCTCCATTGGTTCGTCCTCATCATCTTTAAATTCGAATGGGTTTCATGAGTTACAGTTGTTTCGGAGGAGTAGCAGTGTCACCGAAGTTGAGTGTTCAATTGAGGCAGCTATCGAACATTGCAAGAGCTCTCAGAAAGCCAAGAATTCAAGAAACCTATCGTTTTCTGCTTCAAGGATTTGCACCATTTAA
- the LOC140977782 gene encoding ABC transporter G family member 20-like, which produces MFRAECDNYSMESDIPFLGPRHAMELQEFSRKPKRSGSHTLRELLQWVGDTTNDEYSRVLEVHGQAFQHTLVPFTLSFHNLTYSVKNSRKIRPACFSSRSTGSNICEPSSGTVAGNESRMRVLLNDISGEAREGEILAVLGASGSGKSTMIDALANRISRESLKGTISLNGEVLESKLLKVISAYVMQDDLLFPMLTVEETLMFSAEFRLPETMPRSRKRARVQVLIDQLGLRSAAKTIIGDEGHRGVSGGERRRVSIGTDIVHDPILLFLDEPTSGLDSTSAYMVVKVLQRIAQSGSIVIMSIHQPSYRILSLLDRLIVLSRGQTVFSGSPGSIPRFFAEFGNPIPANEDKTEFALDYIRELEGTPGRTKNLVDFNKSWQKIRDPQTIPSNGPKLSLKDAISASISMGKLVSGATNMDSNQSSSFSMFANSFWTEILIIAKRSITNSKRAPELFAVRFGAVLVTGMILATMFRKLDNSPRGIQERIAFFAFAMSTTFYTCAEAIPMFLLQRYIFMRETAYNAYRRSSFVLSHAIISIPSLLILSLTFSATTYWAVGLDGGTSGFLFFFTFMFASFWAGSSFVTFLSGIIFNVMMAYTIVVAILAYFLLFSGFFISRDRIPPYWIWFHYASLVKYPYQGVLQNEFDDATKCFVRGIQVFDGSPLKVVPDKTKLMMLKTMSTTLGMNITGSTCLVTGEDILKQSGVTDLNKWSCLCIIVALGFFFRILFYFALLLGSKNKRR; this is translated from the coding sequence ATGTTTCGAGCTGAATGTGACAATTATTCTATGGAAAGTGACATTCCATTTTTAGGCCCCAGACATGCCATGGAGCTCCAAGAATTCAGTCGAAAGCCTAAACGCAGTGGCTCGCACACGTTACGCGAGCTTCTGCAATGGGTGGGAGACACCACAAATGATGAATATAGTCGAGTTCTTGAGGTTCATGGTCAAGCTTTCCAGCATACATTAGTTCCCTTTACTCTTTCATTCCACAACCTTACATACAGCGTAAAAAATAGTCGAAAAATCCGTCCTGCATGTTTTAGCAGCCGGAGTACTGGTTCAAATATTTGTGAGCCATCATCAGGGACCGTGGCTGGAAACGAATCTAGGATGAGAGTTTTGCTGAATGACATCTCTGGGGAAGCTCGGGAAGGTGAAATCTTGGCTGTTCTTGGAGCCAGCGGGTCGGGGAAATCAACAATGATTGATGCGTTAGCCAACCGCATATCTCGAGAGAGTCTCAAAGGGACCATATCTTTGAATGGTGAAGTTTTGGAGTCGAAACTTCTCAAAGTAATATCAGCTTACGTCATGCAAGATGACCTATTGTTTCCAATGTTGACAGTAGAAGAAACCCTCATGTTTTCGGCAGAATTCAGGCTGCCAGAAACCATGCCTAGGTCTCGCAAACGAGCCCGAGTTCAAGTCCTGATCGATCAGCTAGGCCTACGCAGTGCTGCCAAGACTATAATTGGAGATGAAGGCCACAGGGGAGTTTCTGGAGGCGAGAGACGTCGTGTTTCCATTGGTACTGACATAGTTCATGACCCTATTTTGCTGTTTCTTGATGAGCCCACATCAGGACTCGATTCCACCAGTGCCTACATGGTGGTAAAAgtcttgcaaagaatagcacaAAGTGGAAGCATTGTGATCATGTCCATTCATCAACCGAGTTATAGGATTTTGAGCCTTTTAGACCGTTTGATCGTTCTGTCTCGTGGCCAAACTGTGTTTAGCGGCTCACCAGGGAGTATTCCTAGATTCTTTGCAGAATTTGGGAACCCAATTCCTGCAAACGAAGACAAAACAGAATTTGCACTAGATTACATTCGAGAGCTCGAGGGGACACCTGGACGAACCAAGAATCTGGTGGATTTCAATAAGTCGTGGCAAAAGATAAGAGATCCTCAAACTATCCCCTCAAACGGCCCTAAACTGTCCCTCAAAGATGCGATCAGTGCAAGTATTTCAATGGGAAAACTTGTTTCTGGAGCCACAAATATGGACTCCAACCAGTCATCCTCATTCTCAATGTTTGCTAATTCCTTCTGGACTGAAATTTTAATCATAGCCaagagatcaatcacaaactccaaACGAGCACCAGAGCTATTCGCGGTACGTTTTGGGGCAGTTCTTGTTACAGGAATGATACTCGCCACTATGTTCCGGAAGCTCGACAATTCACCTAGAGGGATTCAAGAAAGGATAGCCTTCTTCGCCTTTGCCATGTCAACAACATTCTACACCTGCGCAGAAGCCATACCAATGTTCCTCCTCCAAAGATACATTTTCATGAGAGAAACAGCTTATAATGCTTATCGTCGTTCCTCCTTCGTCCTCTCTCATGCTATAATATCCATTCCTTCTTTACTGATCCTGTCACTTACCTTCTCTGCCACGACCTACTGGGCTGTTGGACTCGACGGTGGAACCTCCGGCTTCCTATTCTTCTTCACGTTCATGTTTGCCTCATTTTGGGCCGGAAGTTCGTTTGTCACCTTTCTTTCTGGCATAATCTTCAACGTCATGATGGCTTACACAATCGTGGTAGCCATTTTGGCCTATTTTCTTCTCTTCAGCGGCTTCTTCATCTCTCGTGACCGAATCCCACCGTACTGGATTTGGTTCCATTATGCTTCTCTTGTTAAATATCCTTATCAGGGGGTGCTGCAGAATGAATTCGATGATGCAACCAAATGTTTTGTGCGGGGGATACAGGTGTTCGACGGCTCACCATTGAAGGTTGTTCCGGATAAAACGAAACTTATGATGCTGAAAACCATGAGCACAACGTTGGGAATGAATATCACAGGATCAACATGCTTGGTTACAGGCGAAGATATATTGAAGCAGAGTGGGGTAACTGATTTGAATAAGTGGAGTTGCTTGTGTATTATTGTGGCTCTTGGGTTTTTCTTCAGGATCTTGTTTTACTTTGCTTTGCTACTTGGAAGTAAAAACAAGAGGAGGTAA
- the LOC140977237 gene encoding uncharacterized protein isoform X1, which produces MPRHGDRYGSSARLYVGHLSSRTRSRDLEHIFSRYGRVRDVDLKRDYAFVEYSNPRDADDARYHLDGRDVDGRRITVEFAKGVPRGPGGVRESGGRGPTPGSGRCFNCGVDGHWARDCTAGDWKNKCYRCGDRGHIERNCQNSPKKPRRDRSYSRSPMRSRSPRRGRSRSRSFSKSHSYSRSRSPIKRSRDVEYDERRSMSPFGVSPEPKKRASPSKSRKHSSTPIIDSPRERGILSPRKGEIETGQDGYSNSPLESRSPRRGRREREEDGYSDSPKETRGSPLSPKTTRYDAADGDNRSPSPIPRDDGNNVDDDDDDDDDDDARSPRGSRSP; this is translated from the exons ATGCCTCGCCATGGTGATCGTTATGGCAGTAGCGCTCGCCTTTATGTTGGGCACTTGTCTTCAAGGACCCGTTCTCGAGATTTGGAGCATATTTTCAGCAGATATGGAAG AGTACGTGATGTGGACTTGAAACGAGACTATGCCTTTGTT GAATATAGTAATCCTCGAGATGCTGATGACGCAAGATATCATTTAGATGGTAGAGATGTTGATGGACGTCGGATCACTGTTGAATTTGCTAAGGGG GTGCCTCGGGGACCTGGAGGGGTTCGAGAATCTGGGGGAAGGGGTCCCACACCTGGGTCTGGACGCTGCTTCAACTGTGGCGTCGATGGCCATTGGGCCCGAGATTGCACAGCTGGAGATTGGAAAAATAAGTGTTATCGCTGTGGCGATAGAGGTCATATAGAAAGAAACTGCCAAAACAGTCCTAAAAAGCCGAG GCGCGATCGTAGTTATTCACGTTCACCCATGAGGTCACGTTCTCCACGTCGTGGCAGGAGTCGGAGTCGGAGTTTCAGTAAAAGTCATAGTTACAG CCGTTCAAGGTCCCCCATTAAAAGAAGTCGAGATGTTGAGTACGATGAGAGGAGATCAATGAGTCCATTTGGCGTAAGCCCTGAGCCAAAGAAGCGTGCTTCTCCCTCCAAATCTAGGAAACACAGCTCAACACCTATTATAGACAGCCCAAGAGAAAGAGGAATCCTTTCCCCTAGGAAAGGAGAAATCGAAACGGGTCAAGATGGCTACAGTAACAGTCCACTGGAAAGCCGTTCCCCCAGGAGAGGCAGAAGGGAAAGGGAGGAAGATGGTTATAGTGACAGTCCCAAGGAGACTAGGGGAAGTCCCCTAAGCCCAAAAACTACAAGGTATGATGCCGCGGATGGTGATAACCGCAGCCCTAGTCCAATCCCAAGGGATGATGGGAATAATgtcgatgatgatgatgatgatgatgatgatgatgatgctcGCTCTCCTAGAGGTAGCAGGTCTCCTTAA
- the LOC140977237 gene encoding uncharacterized protein isoform X2 — protein MVDLMESHSIVRDVDLKRDYAFVEYSNPRDADDARYHLDGRDVDGRRITVEFAKGVPRGPGGVRESGGRGPTPGSGRCFNCGVDGHWARDCTAGDWKNKCYRCGDRGHIERNCQNSPKKPRRDRSYSRSPMRSRSPRRGRSRSRSFSKSHSYSRSRSPIKRSRDVEYDERRSMSPFGVSPEPKKRASPSKSRKHSSTPIIDSPRERGILSPRKGEIETGQDGYSNSPLESRSPRRGRREREEDGYSDSPKETRGSPLSPKTTRYDAADGDNRSPSPIPRDDGNNVDDDDDDDDDDDARSPRGSRSP, from the exons ATGGTGGACTTGATGGAATCTCACTCAAT AGTACGTGATGTGGACTTGAAACGAGACTATGCCTTTGTT GAATATAGTAATCCTCGAGATGCTGATGACGCAAGATATCATTTAGATGGTAGAGATGTTGATGGACGTCGGATCACTGTTGAATTTGCTAAGGGG GTGCCTCGGGGACCTGGAGGGGTTCGAGAATCTGGGGGAAGGGGTCCCACACCTGGGTCTGGACGCTGCTTCAACTGTGGCGTCGATGGCCATTGGGCCCGAGATTGCACAGCTGGAGATTGGAAAAATAAGTGTTATCGCTGTGGCGATAGAGGTCATATAGAAAGAAACTGCCAAAACAGTCCTAAAAAGCCGAG GCGCGATCGTAGTTATTCACGTTCACCCATGAGGTCACGTTCTCCACGTCGTGGCAGGAGTCGGAGTCGGAGTTTCAGTAAAAGTCATAGTTACAG CCGTTCAAGGTCCCCCATTAAAAGAAGTCGAGATGTTGAGTACGATGAGAGGAGATCAATGAGTCCATTTGGCGTAAGCCCTGAGCCAAAGAAGCGTGCTTCTCCCTCCAAATCTAGGAAACACAGCTCAACACCTATTATAGACAGCCCAAGAGAAAGAGGAATCCTTTCCCCTAGGAAAGGAGAAATCGAAACGGGTCAAGATGGCTACAGTAACAGTCCACTGGAAAGCCGTTCCCCCAGGAGAGGCAGAAGGGAAAGGGAGGAAGATGGTTATAGTGACAGTCCCAAGGAGACTAGGGGAAGTCCCCTAAGCCCAAAAACTACAAGGTATGATGCCGCGGATGGTGATAACCGCAGCCCTAGTCCAATCCCAAGGGATGATGGGAATAATgtcgatgatgatgatgatgatgatgatgatgatgatgctcGCTCTCCTAGAGGTAGCAGGTCTCCTTAA
- the LOC140977237 gene encoding uncharacterized protein isoform X3: MVRYRCPMLVFCPCHILQEYSNPRDADDARYHLDGRDVDGRRITVEFAKGVPRGPGGVRESGGRGPTPGSGRCFNCGVDGHWARDCTAGDWKNKCYRCGDRGHIERNCQNSPKKPRRDRSYSRSPMRSRSPRRGRSRSRSFSKSHSYSRSRSPIKRSRDVEYDERRSMSPFGVSPEPKKRASPSKSRKHSSTPIIDSPRERGILSPRKGEIETGQDGYSNSPLESRSPRRGRREREEDGYSDSPKETRGSPLSPKTTRYDAADGDNRSPSPIPRDDGNNVDDDDDDDDDDDARSPRGSRSP, translated from the exons ATGGTGCGATATCGGTGTCCTATGTTGGTTTTCTGTCCATGCCATATTTTACAGGAATATAGTAATCCTCGAGATGCTGATGACGCAAGATATCATTTAGATGGTAGAGATGTTGATGGACGTCGGATCACTGTTGAATTTGCTAAGGGG GTGCCTCGGGGACCTGGAGGGGTTCGAGAATCTGGGGGAAGGGGTCCCACACCTGGGTCTGGACGCTGCTTCAACTGTGGCGTCGATGGCCATTGGGCCCGAGATTGCACAGCTGGAGATTGGAAAAATAAGTGTTATCGCTGTGGCGATAGAGGTCATATAGAAAGAAACTGCCAAAACAGTCCTAAAAAGCCGAG GCGCGATCGTAGTTATTCACGTTCACCCATGAGGTCACGTTCTCCACGTCGTGGCAGGAGTCGGAGTCGGAGTTTCAGTAAAAGTCATAGTTACAG CCGTTCAAGGTCCCCCATTAAAAGAAGTCGAGATGTTGAGTACGATGAGAGGAGATCAATGAGTCCATTTGGCGTAAGCCCTGAGCCAAAGAAGCGTGCTTCTCCCTCCAAATCTAGGAAACACAGCTCAACACCTATTATAGACAGCCCAAGAGAAAGAGGAATCCTTTCCCCTAGGAAAGGAGAAATCGAAACGGGTCAAGATGGCTACAGTAACAGTCCACTGGAAAGCCGTTCCCCCAGGAGAGGCAGAAGGGAAAGGGAGGAAGATGGTTATAGTGACAGTCCCAAGGAGACTAGGGGAAGTCCCCTAAGCCCAAAAACTACAAGGTATGATGCCGCGGATGGTGATAACCGCAGCCCTAGTCCAATCCCAAGGGATGATGGGAATAATgtcgatgatgatgatgatgatgatgatgatgatgatgctcGCTCTCCTAGAGGTAGCAGGTCTCCTTAA